A region of Nocardioides sp. JS614 DNA encodes the following proteins:
- a CDS encoding carbohydrate kinase family protein, with protein MNSPGVLVIGEALIDIVEAPSGAVAEAPGGSPLNVAVTLGRLGVPVTLATALGDDERADRIQAHLADSGVALAAGARTLDRTASARARMQSDGSALYDLDVTWDPATPDPGGATAIHAGSIALFQEPGASRVGDVLRRAPAGAMISLDPNIRPSLLPGRRRVVAQFEQLAALAHLVKLSDEDAAWLYPDLTWRQVAQHLLRLGPTLVVVTRGGQGSHLAAAGITVDRPAITSVIADTIGAGDSFMGALIRQALALGVIDRLVSRSALGSHDLVTLGDAAGLVAAVTVSRVGADPPWDWEIDAALTE; from the coding sequence GTGAACAGCCCTGGCGTCCTCGTCATAGGCGAAGCCCTGATCGACATCGTCGAGGCGCCCTCCGGAGCGGTCGCCGAGGCGCCGGGCGGCTCGCCATTGAACGTCGCCGTCACCCTCGGTCGCCTCGGCGTCCCGGTCACTCTGGCGACGGCACTCGGTGATGACGAGCGAGCCGACCGCATCCAGGCCCACCTCGCCGATTCCGGCGTCGCTCTCGCCGCGGGGGCGCGTACGCTCGACCGGACCGCCTCCGCAAGAGCCCGGATGCAGAGCGACGGCTCGGCACTCTACGACCTGGACGTCACGTGGGACCCGGCTACGCCCGACCCGGGCGGCGCCACCGCGATCCACGCCGGATCGATCGCCCTCTTCCAGGAGCCCGGCGCATCTCGCGTAGGCGACGTCCTCCGACGCGCGCCAGCCGGAGCGATGATCAGTCTGGACCCGAACATCCGACCCTCACTACTGCCGGGACGGCGACGCGTCGTAGCCCAGTTCGAGCAACTCGCGGCGCTCGCTCACCTGGTCAAGCTGAGCGATGAGGACGCGGCCTGGCTGTACCCCGACCTCACCTGGCGTCAGGTCGCCCAGCATCTCCTTCGGCTCGGGCCCACGCTCGTCGTCGTGACTCGGGGCGGACAGGGAAGTCATCTAGCGGCCGCCGGGATCACGGTGGACCGTCCAGCCATTACCAGTGTTATCGCCGACACCATCGGGGCCGGTGACTCCTTCATGGGCGCTCTCATCCGGCAGGCGCTGGCCCTGGGAGTGATCGACAGGCTGGTTTCTCGCAGCGCCCTGGGGTCGCACGACCTGGTCACCCTCGGGGACGCGGCAGGACTGGTCGCCGCCGTCACCGTCAGTCGAGTGGGCGCCGACCCGCCCTGGGACTGGGAGATCGACGCGGCGCTGACGGAGTGA
- a CDS encoding IS3 family transposase translates to MARPSKYPRELRECAVRAVAESVAQGEYPTEFEAIRTIAAQLGIGSSETLRKWVRQAEVDGGTRPGKTTEELAEIRELKKKVAELERANQILKSASAFFAAELDRQPRY, encoded by the coding sequence ATGGCACGTCCCAGCAAGTACCCCCGGGAGCTGCGTGAGTGCGCGGTGCGGGCGGTGGCCGAGTCGGTCGCGCAGGGCGAGTACCCCACCGAGTTCGAGGCGATCCGAACGATCGCTGCTCAGCTCGGGATCGGATCATCGGAGACGCTGCGCAAGTGGGTGCGTCAGGCCGAGGTCGATGGGGGCACTCGTCCAGGCAAGACGACCGAGGAGCTCGCTGAGATCCGGGAGCTGAAGAAGAAGGTCGCCGAGCTGGAGCGGGCGAACCAGATCCTGAAGAGCGCCTCGGCCTTCTTCGCGGCGGAGCTCGACCGCCAACCCCGGTACTGA
- a CDS encoding YybH family protein, with the protein MSGAVPTDPGTAADRAAIRRLLESHLESWNRGDLDALLDTYLQDESVRYASARTVIHGIERVRERFREAYPDRSRLGELRYEGLEIALAGRADAVVFGRARISREGLEDSVSLFSLHLFKRGGQWWIAADHTSA; encoded by the coding sequence GTGAGCGGCGCGGTGCCCACCGACCCGGGAACAGCGGCAGACCGAGCGGCGATCCGGCGACTGCTGGAGTCGCATCTGGAGTCGTGGAACCGGGGGGATCTCGACGCGCTCCTGGACACCTATCTCCAGGACGAGTCGGTGCGATATGCCTCGGCACGCACGGTGATCCACGGGATCGAACGGGTCCGGGAACGTTTCCGCGAGGCCTACCCGGACCGAAGCCGGCTGGGGGAGCTTCGTTACGAGGGCCTCGAGATCGCCCTTGCAGGACGAGCGGACGCGGTCGTCTTCGGGCGCGCGCGGATCTCCAGGGAAGGACTCGAGGACTCCGTGAGCCTCTTCTCGCTGCATCTGTTCAAGCGCGGCGGTCAGTGGTGGATCGCGGCGGACCATACGTCGGCCTAG
- a CDS encoding fructotransferase, whose amino-acid sequence MATTVYDVTTWTGATVSPYTDIGLVINQIIADIKSQQNSQTTRPGAVIYIPPGHYTLQTTANIDIGFLTIKGSGHGFMSEAIRDDVNHSAWVETLPGSSHVQIANNNQVGFLVNRATDPGTNGRLNSIVFQDFCIDGVSSTKPYIPGNGKIGIKSQYDTDSLRIEGMGFVYLNTALTIRNADAFNITNNFIAECGSSIQLTDSSIVGKITNNYLISAWAGNSIFIENNEDCVISGNSLLWGARIQMKNVHRAVITGNKFVSNFSGMIVHETPCHEQLISGNHFRRKYGDGGPARNDDLFGMVHLNGNDNSVTANHFAFEVPAANIVPSGATPTVVLVKGGARNFLATNKLASNVAVRHVLDASSTATKVLWSGTAAQLQDLSGGNMSFVATP is encoded by the coding sequence ATGGCAACAACCGTTTACGACGTCACCACCTGGACCGGCGCCACCGTCTCGCCTTACACCGATATCGGCCTGGTCATCAACCAGATCATCGCTGACATCAAGAGCCAGCAGAACAGTCAGACGACCCGCCCTGGCGCCGTCATCTACATTCCTCCCGGTCACTACACCCTGCAGACGACAGCCAACATCGACATTGGCTTCCTGACGATCAAGGGCTCCGGGCATGGCTTCATGTCCGAAGCAATCCGCGACGACGTGAACCACTCGGCCTGGGTCGAGACTCTCCCGGGCTCAAGCCATGTGCAGATCGCGAACAACAACCAGGTCGGGTTCCTCGTCAACCGGGCCACCGACCCAGGGACGAACGGCCGACTCAACTCGATCGTCTTTCAGGACTTCTGCATCGACGGCGTCAGCAGTACCAAGCCCTACATTCCTGGAAACGGAAAGATCGGCATCAAGTCGCAGTACGACACCGACTCCCTTCGAATCGAGGGGATGGGCTTCGTCTACCTCAACACAGCACTGACCATCCGCAATGCCGACGCCTTCAACATCACCAACAACTTCATCGCTGAGTGCGGCAGCTCCATCCAGCTGACAGACAGCTCCATCGTCGGAAAGATCACCAACAACTACCTGATTAGCGCGTGGGCTGGGAACTCCATCTTCATCGAGAACAACGAGGACTGTGTCATCAGCGGGAACAGTCTCCTGTGGGGCGCTCGGATCCAGATGAAGAATGTCCATCGCGCAGTGATTACTGGCAACAAGTTCGTCAGCAACTTCTCCGGAATGATCGTTCACGAAACTCCGTGCCACGAGCAGCTGATCTCGGGTAACCACTTCCGTCGCAAGTACGGCGACGGTGGCCCTGCCCGCAATGACGATCTCTTCGGCATGGTCCATCTCAACGGCAACGACAACTCCGTCACAGCCAATCACTTCGCGTTCGAGGTGCCGGCCGCCAACATCGTCCCCTCCGGAGCCACCCCCACGGTCGTCCTAGTCAAAGGTGGGGCCCGCAACTTCCTCGCCACAAACAAGTTGGCGTCAAACGTCGCGGTACGCCACGTGCTCGACGCGAGTTCCACGGCCACGAAGGTTCTCTGGTCGGGCACGGCGGCCCAACTCCAAGATCTGAGCGGGGGAAACATGTCCTTCGTGGCAACGCCGTGA
- a CDS encoding Lrp/AsnC family transcriptional regulator, translating into MDSLDRAIIDHLRRNAHLTNTELAELVGLTPSPCLRRVRRLENEGIILGYHAHIAPVALHRGFEVHVDLELADQTKQTIRVFEAALIAYDEVVEARRMFGAPDYQALVAVTDLPAYEHFLTEHLTALPGLGRLQSRFPMKTIKTDTPSTPPTTRH; encoded by the coding sequence ATGGATTCGCTTGATCGCGCAATAATCGACCATCTGCGCCGCAACGCTCATCTAACAAACACCGAGCTGGCTGAACTGGTCGGCTTGACGCCATCACCCTGCCTGCGCCGCGTGCGTCGACTCGAGAACGAGGGCATCATCCTCGGCTACCACGCCCACATCGCTCCGGTAGCGCTTCACCGCGGGTTTGAGGTGCATGTCGACCTCGAGTTAGCCGACCAGACGAAGCAAACAATCCGCGTCTTCGAGGCCGCTCTGATCGCCTACGACGAGGTCGTGGAAGCGCGCCGGATGTTCGGCGCACCGGACTACCAAGCCCTGGTCGCTGTGACCGACCTGCCTGCCTACGAGCACTTCTTGACAGAGCACCTCACGGCCCTGCCGGGCCTGGGCAGACTCCAGTCCCGCTTCCCCATGAAGACCATCAAGACCGACACACCAAGCACGCCGCCCACCACACGCCATTGA
- a CDS encoding LysE family translocator, whose amino-acid sequence MDTSALVAFTVVAAAMVVLPGPDWALVLAAGSRRSGAVMVPTIFGLALGYALLTGVVATGLGPLIAAAPVALVVLTVVGAAYLIYLGVGILCGPATGVPEARAVAPVSRLGSVLRGVGVSALNPKALLFFLAFLPQFARPAAPWPLAGQLFVLGGVWVVLIVAFYTVLGHAARTLSGSPGRARAVTWLAGAVMILVGLGLLVEQLAW is encoded by the coding sequence ATGGACACGTCGGCGCTGGTCGCGTTTACGGTCGTCGCGGCTGCCATGGTGGTGCTGCCGGGACCGGACTGGGCGCTCGTTCTGGCAGCCGGGTCGCGTCGGAGCGGGGCGGTGATGGTCCCCACCATCTTTGGACTTGCCCTGGGGTACGCGTTGCTCACCGGCGTGGTGGCCACCGGTCTAGGACCCCTGATCGCTGCGGCGCCGGTGGCCTTGGTGGTGTTGACCGTGGTGGGTGCCGCCTATCTGATCTACCTCGGGGTCGGCATCCTCTGCGGCCCTGCGACGGGGGTGCCGGAGGCCCGTGCGGTGGCGCCGGTGAGCCGGCTGGGCTCTGTATTGCGCGGGGTGGGGGTCAGCGCTTTGAACCCCAAGGCTCTGTTGTTCTTCTTGGCCTTTCTTCCGCAGTTCGCGCGTCCGGCGGCGCCCTGGCCCCTGGCCGGGCAACTGTTCGTGCTCGGCGGCGTCTGGGTCGTTCTGATCGTGGCGTTCTACACGGTCCTGGGCCACGCCGCCCGCACGCTTTCGGGCAGCCCCGGCCGCGCGAGGGCCGTGACCTGGCTGGCGGGCGCCGTGATGATCCTCGTCGGCCTGGGCCTGCTGGTCGAACAGCTCGCGTGGTGA
- a CDS encoding IS30 family transposase, with amino-acid sequence MATKDWSKKTSDAPEGLRRQWRADRALRPAMRSPGRPDPSRVVQRQFWRQIATGVTTVEASMAVGVSWPVGARWFRHAGGMPPISLAEPTGRHLTFEEREEIAILRAKDKGVREIARAIGRDPGTVSRELRRNAATRGGKQEYRAGVAQWKAQQAAKRPKTAKLVTNERLREYVQDRLAGNVRRPDGTIVPGPTPPPWKGLNKPHRRDRRWSTAWSPEQIAQRLKVEFPDDESMRISHEAIYQSLFIEGRGALKRELVTCLRTGRALREPRARSRNKAQGHVTADVVLSERPAEADDRAVPGHWEGDLIIGTGRSAIGTLVERSSRSTLLVHLPRLEGWGEKPYVKNGPSLGGYGAVAMNTALTASMTKLPEQLRKTLTWDRGKELSGHALFAVATGTKVFFADPHSPWQRPSNENTNGLLRQYFPKGTDLSRWSAEDLEAVAYALNNRPRKVLGWKTPAEVFEEQLRSLQQPGVASTS; translated from the coding sequence ATGGCGACGAAGGACTGGAGCAAGAAGACCAGCGATGCGCCGGAGGGGCTTCGTCGGCAGTGGCGTGCTGATCGGGCGCTGAGGCCGGCGATGCGCTCGCCCGGGCGACCGGACCCGTCGCGGGTGGTGCAGCGACAGTTCTGGCGGCAGATCGCCACGGGCGTCACGACGGTGGAGGCGTCGATGGCCGTGGGCGTGTCGTGGCCGGTCGGTGCTCGCTGGTTTCGCCACGCTGGCGGCATGCCGCCGATCTCGCTGGCCGAGCCCACCGGCCGCCACCTGACCTTCGAGGAACGCGAGGAGATCGCGATCCTGCGCGCCAAGGACAAGGGCGTGCGCGAGATAGCCCGTGCGATCGGGCGTGACCCGGGGACCGTCTCACGCGAACTTCGTCGCAATGCAGCGACTCGTGGCGGCAAGCAGGAGTACCGCGCTGGCGTAGCGCAGTGGAAGGCACAGCAGGCGGCGAAGCGTCCCAAGACCGCGAAGCTCGTGACCAACGAGCGGTTGCGTGAGTACGTGCAGGATCGGCTCGCCGGCAACGTCCGCCGTCCCGACGGCACGATCGTGCCGGGTCCGACACCGCCGCCGTGGAAGGGCCTGAACAAGCCGCATCGCCGGGACAGGCGGTGGTCGACGGCTTGGAGCCCGGAGCAGATCGCCCAGCGCCTGAAGGTCGAGTTCCCCGATGATGAGTCCATGCGCATCAGCCACGAGGCGATCTACCAGTCGCTGTTCATCGAGGGCCGCGGTGCGCTCAAGCGCGAACTGGTCACCTGTCTGCGCACCGGGCGTGCGCTGCGGGAGCCGCGGGCCCGGTCACGGAACAAGGCACAGGGGCACGTGACCGCCGATGTCGTTCTCAGCGAGCGCCCCGCTGAGGCAGACGACCGGGCCGTCCCTGGCCACTGGGAGGGCGATCTGATCATCGGCACGGGTCGGTCTGCGATCGGCACCCTCGTCGAGCGCAGCAGTCGCTCAACGCTCCTGGTCCATCTGCCGCGACTGGAGGGCTGGGGTGAGAAGCCGTACGTCAAGAACGGGCCATCACTCGGTGGCTACGGGGCCGTCGCGATGAACACCGCGCTGACCGCGTCGATGACCAAGCTGCCCGAGCAGCTGCGCAAGACCCTGACGTGGGACCGTGGCAAGGAACTCTCGGGCCACGCGTTGTTCGCGGTGGCGACCGGCACGAAGGTGTTCTTCGCCGACCCGCACTCGCCGTGGCAGCGACCGAGCAACGAGAACACCAACGGCCTGTTGCGCCAATACTTCCCCAAGGGCACCGACCTGTCGCGCTGGTCCGCCGAGGACCTGGAGGCCGTCGCCTATGCGCTCAACAACCGGCCCCGCAAGGTCCTCGGGTGGAAGACACCCGCTGAGGTCTTCGAGGAGCAACTACGCTCCCTTCAACAACCCGGTGTTGCATCGACCAGTTGA
- a CDS encoding sugar ABC transporter substrate-binding protein: MHKIVRAAAVGVALSSALFLSACSDTAETADAGSTSDESLSIGFFGFSKTNSFAQAAFAGISEYAEANDATAEFTDPNFDVQVQLQQLKDALTSKRFDVWIVQANDGVAVQQTIQEAVDAGITVVAEFTPIGPDFETLKPQIPGTLSLVDDPKRNGTVLGELSIDACADAGADPCEVAYLQGFSAQPIDVVRTDAFLAAVDRPGVEVVANVEGGYAQDTGRAAVQDILQANPDVDVIAGASSAALLGAIELPGIDDVRIVGNGSSTQAVTAVQDGDFYAVYVFAEKTAGAKAAEMGLAAARGEEVDPAYVGYDELTPFGVLGTKENLDGYTGEYSD; this comes from the coding sequence ATGCACAAGATCGTTCGAGCTGCCGCCGTCGGTGTGGCCCTCAGTTCCGCCCTCTTCCTCTCGGCGTGCAGCGACACGGCTGAAACCGCAGACGCCGGATCGACCTCGGACGAGTCGCTGAGCATCGGGTTCTTCGGCTTCTCGAAGACGAACTCGTTCGCGCAGGCGGCCTTCGCGGGAATCAGTGAGTACGCCGAGGCGAACGACGCCACCGCGGAGTTCACCGACCCGAACTTCGACGTGCAGGTGCAGCTCCAGCAGTTGAAGGACGCGCTCACCAGCAAGCGCTTTGACGTCTGGATCGTGCAGGCGAACGACGGGGTTGCCGTTCAGCAGACGATCCAGGAGGCCGTCGACGCCGGCATCACCGTCGTCGCCGAGTTCACCCCGATCGGCCCGGACTTCGAGACCCTGAAGCCGCAGATCCCCGGGACGCTGAGTCTCGTCGACGACCCGAAGCGGAACGGCACGGTGCTCGGTGAGCTCAGCATCGACGCCTGTGCGGACGCCGGTGCGGACCCCTGCGAGGTCGCGTACCTGCAGGGCTTCAGTGCGCAGCCCATCGACGTGGTGCGGACCGACGCGTTCCTGGCGGCCGTGGACCGGCCGGGCGTCGAGGTTGTGGCCAACGTCGAGGGGGGTTACGCCCAGGACACCGGCCGCGCCGCGGTCCAGGACATCCTCCAGGCGAACCCGGACGTGGACGTGATCGCAGGCGCGTCCTCGGCTGCGCTGCTCGGCGCGATCGAGCTTCCCGGTATCGATGACGTCCGCATCGTCGGCAACGGCAGTTCGACGCAGGCCGTGACCGCAGTCCAGGACGGTGACTTCTACGCCGTGTACGTGTTCGCGGAGAAGACCGCTGGCGCCAAGGCGGCCGAGATGGGTCTCGCCGCCGCCCGCGGCGAAGAGGTCGACCCGGCGTACGTCGGCTACGACGAGCTGACCCCGTTCGGCGTACTGGGCACCAAGGAGAATCTCGACGGCTACACCGGCGAGTACTCGGACTGA
- a CDS encoding IS1634 family transposase, which produces MPQRPGLITSERSALLWQVLTEAYTRLGFDAIADEAFAQLVLARIIEPTSKADSVRVPNEIGVAPASLRTMFRALQRAQARLPRPDRHRLLHPRPQQRGEVSLVLYDVTTLHFEADNEDELRKVGYSKERRVDPQIVVGLLVDRRGFPPRDRLLRGRQGRDADDHPDRQAVRAASRHRGHGRGRRRRDAVLIEPA; this is translated from the coding sequence GTGCCACAGCGTCCTGGCCTGATCACTAGCGAGCGATCCGCGCTGTTGTGGCAGGTCCTCACCGAGGCGTACACCCGGCTCGGGTTCGACGCCATCGCTGACGAGGCCTTCGCCCAACTCGTGCTGGCGCGGATCATCGAGCCGACCTCGAAGGCTGACTCCGTGCGGGTGCCGAACGAGATAGGCGTGGCGCCGGCCTCGCTGCGCACGATGTTCCGGGCACTGCAACGAGCCCAAGCGCGACTACCGAGGCCAGATCGCCACCGCCTGCTTCACCCACGCCCGCAGCAGCGGGGGGAGGTCAGTCTGGTGCTCTACGACGTCACCACCCTCCACTTCGAGGCAGACAACGAAGACGAGCTCCGCAAGGTCGGCTACTCCAAGGAGCGCCGCGTCGACCCACAGATCGTGGTCGGCCTGCTGGTGGATCGGCGCGGCTTTCCCCCTCGAGATCGGCTGCTTCGAGGGCGACAAGGCCGAGACGCTGACGATCATCCCGATCGTCAAGCAGTTCGCGCAGCGTCACGGCATCGCGGACATGGCCGTGGTCGCCGACGCCGGGATGCTGTCCTCATCGAACCTGCGTGA
- a CDS encoding ornithine cyclodeaminase family protein, translating into MMSAHPWSQLHMPLTGPRWISSDEVYAKLSFRGGARAISESLRHGLDPSADPARSIVDVSWGQLLIMPSEFARYVGVKIASVSPDNPTRGLQRIQGLYLLLDAVTLSPLAQLDGVALTTLRTAAVSAAAAEALAPAHVEHLVVFGSGPQAWGHAVALRAVRPVDRVTIVGRDPHRAAALADKLDDGDCTATAGSAAAVAEADLVVCATTARSPVFEQAVRDDALLIAVGSHEPDARELPGDVVARAQVVVEDEGTALREAGDVAIPVSERRLDPASLLSLRSVVRGDVAVDRSRLRVFKSVGMAWEDLVIASAIYEA; encoded by the coding sequence ATGATGTCAGCCCACCCATGGAGCCAACTCCACATGCCACTGACCGGTCCCCGCTGGATCTCTTCTGACGAGGTGTACGCCAAACTGAGTTTCCGCGGCGGTGCTCGCGCCATCAGCGAGTCGCTGCGTCACGGCCTCGATCCTTCTGCCGATCCGGCGCGATCGATCGTCGACGTCTCCTGGGGTCAACTCCTCATCATGCCTTCGGAGTTCGCCCGCTATGTCGGGGTCAAGATCGCGAGCGTGTCGCCGGACAACCCGACCCGAGGTCTCCAGCGGATCCAGGGCCTCTACCTCCTGCTGGACGCCGTCACCTTGTCCCCCCTCGCGCAGCTGGACGGCGTGGCGCTGACGACGCTGCGCACGGCGGCGGTGTCCGCGGCCGCGGCCGAGGCGCTGGCGCCGGCACACGTGGAGCACCTCGTCGTGTTCGGCTCCGGCCCGCAGGCATGGGGACATGCCGTGGCGCTCCGCGCCGTCCGTCCCGTCGACCGCGTCACGATCGTCGGGCGGGACCCGCACCGCGCGGCGGCACTCGCCGACAAGCTGGACGACGGCGACTGCACCGCGACGGCGGGGTCCGCCGCGGCCGTCGCCGAGGCCGACCTGGTCGTCTGCGCCACGACGGCCCGCTCCCCCGTGTTCGAACAGGCCGTCCGCGACGACGCCCTGCTCATCGCGGTGGGCTCGCACGAGCCGGACGCCCGCGAGCTGCCCGGCGACGTGGTCGCGCGAGCGCAGGTCGTGGTGGAGGACGAGGGCACCGCACTCCGCGAGGCCGGCGACGTGGCGATCCCGGTGTCCGAGCGCCGCCTCGACCCGGCCTCGCTCCTCTCGCTCCGGTCGGTGGTCCGAGGCGACGTGGCCGTCGACCGCTCCCGCCTCCGCGTGTTCAAGAGCGTGGGGATGGCGTGGGAGGACCTGGTCATCGCCTCAGCGATCTACGAGGCCTGA
- a CDS encoding helix-turn-helix domain-containing protein yields MWSWLHGWADIMIHYIERLVRTARLFALRRDAGDGDAKCINHRKIRYREGRTAVGGRGNLTPAVWQQSGVDGDEVIEMNGRTPAQSFVSGPLSRAILRLRTQRGLSLSALADQSGVAKGTLSNLERGVGNPTLETIFALSRGLGVPIGELVSSEEEAASTFVGRDDARHIRGVAVELMLYDRFASTGSATEIYDFRCLPGDRQVSRGHPGVEHIVVKQGRLLTGPTSSPIEVGPGDYVSFPSWGDHAYEALDEVVEGFLVIHYPNPAAPSVAIKVESLDSHADRRKP; encoded by the coding sequence ATGTGGAGTTGGCTCCATGGGTGGGCTGACATCATGATTCATTATATAGAACGGCTTGTCCGGACCGCGCGGCTGTTCGCACTGCGACGAGACGCCGGCGATGGAGACGCAAAGTGCATCAACCACCGGAAAATCCGCTACCGTGAGGGTAGAACGGCGGTAGGCGGGAGGGGGAACCTCACGCCGGCCGTTTGGCAGCAGTCCGGTGTCGACGGCGATGAGGTTATTGAAATGAACGGAAGGACTCCCGCTCAGTCCTTCGTGAGCGGTCCTCTGTCGCGGGCGATCCTGCGGTTGCGCACCCAGCGCGGCCTCTCCCTGAGCGCCCTGGCTGATCAGTCGGGAGTCGCCAAGGGCACCTTGTCGAATCTCGAACGTGGCGTGGGGAACCCGACACTCGAGACCATCTTCGCCCTGTCGCGGGGCCTCGGGGTGCCGATCGGTGAGCTCGTCTCGAGTGAGGAGGAGGCGGCGTCGACGTTCGTCGGCCGCGACGACGCCCGCCACATCAGGGGCGTCGCCGTCGAGCTGATGCTGTACGACCGCTTCGCCAGCACGGGAAGCGCGACCGAGATCTACGACTTCCGTTGCCTGCCGGGGGACCGGCAGGTGTCACGTGGGCATCCGGGCGTGGAGCACATCGTGGTCAAGCAGGGGAGGTTGCTCACGGGCCCGACCTCGTCGCCGATCGAGGTCGGGCCGGGTGACTACGTGTCCTTTCCGTCGTGGGGCGATCACGCCTACGAGGCGCTTGATGAGGTGGTCGAGGGATTCCTCGTCATCCACTATCCGAACCCGGCGGCACCCTCTGTCGCGATCAAGGTCGAGTCGCTGGACTCACACGCCGACCGGAGGAAGCCGTGA
- a CDS encoding ABC transporter permease, whose product MTETSTPVAAQPSALSRSFNLRDYGVVLGAVALVIYLSLSTTTFLTTGNLTNVLDQAVVVGLLACGATMCIISGVFDLTATASLALSAIIGVEVTQAAGVEAGFVAAVLAGAGLGALTGFIVNVSTAVNAFIATLATSIVYRGVALVITGGAITYPLTDQLDGVQVFTDDVPGLGITVATGTLLVVAVVMGVMLWATNFGRRVYAVGGNAEAARLSGIRVGSVHIGVYMASGVCSALAGLVLVARSGGGAQANMALGLELSAIAAAVIGGTSILGGEGAIWRGMVGVLLLTLISNGFNLLGWDTTFQQVVQGCLILVAIITDRYIRRVRST is encoded by the coding sequence ATGACTGAGACCAGTACACCCGTGGCAGCGCAGCCGTCGGCGCTCTCCCGGTCCTTCAACCTGCGCGACTACGGCGTCGTGCTCGGTGCCGTCGCGCTTGTGATCTACCTGTCCCTGTCGACGACCACCTTCCTCACCACCGGCAACCTCACGAACGTGCTCGACCAGGCGGTCGTCGTGGGCCTGCTGGCGTGCGGGGCGACGATGTGCATCATCAGCGGCGTCTTCGACCTCACGGCCACGGCGTCGCTCGCGCTGTCCGCGATCATCGGCGTCGAGGTGACGCAGGCGGCCGGCGTCGAAGCCGGCTTCGTTGCCGCAGTTCTGGCCGGGGCGGGCCTTGGTGCGTTGACGGGCTTCATCGTCAACGTGAGTACGGCCGTGAACGCCTTCATCGCCACGCTTGCCACGAGCATCGTCTACCGGGGGGTCGCCCTCGTGATCACCGGCGGCGCCATCACCTACCCGTTGACCGACCAGCTCGACGGCGTGCAGGTCTTCACCGACGACGTTCCCGGGCTCGGGATCACCGTCGCGACGGGGACGCTGCTCGTCGTCGCGGTCGTCATGGGCGTCATGCTGTGGGCCACCAACTTCGGTCGGCGGGTCTACGCGGTCGGAGGCAATGCCGAGGCGGCCCGGTTGAGCGGCATTCGGGTGGGCTCGGTCCACATCGGGGTCTACATGGCAAGCGGGGTCTGCTCTGCGCTGGCGGGTCTCGTGCTGGTCGCGCGCAGCGGCGGCGGTGCGCAGGCCAACATGGCGCTCGGCCTAGAGCTCAGCGCGATCGCCGCGGCGGTGATCGGCGGTACGTCGATCCTGGGCGGCGAGGGCGCGATCTGGCGCGGAATGGTCGGTGTCCTCCTGCTCACGCTGATCAGCAACGGGTTCAACCTGCTCGGATGGGACACGACCTTCCAGCAGGTCGTCCAGGGCTGCCTCATCCTCGTCGCGATCATCACCGACCGCTACATCCGCCGGGTGAGAAGCACGTGA